One region of Drosophila subobscura isolate 14011-0131.10 chromosome J, UCBerk_Dsub_1.0, whole genome shotgun sequence genomic DNA includes:
- the LOC117893961 gene encoding protein disabled isoform X3, giving the protein MQTLRKKTSPCKYRNDPGRFFGDGVQFKAKLIGILEVGEARGDRMCQEALQDLKMAIRAAGEHKQRITIQVTIDGLRLRDEKTGDSLYHHPVHKISFIAQDMTDSRAFGYIFGSPDSGHRFFGIKTDKAASQVVLAMRDLFQVVFELKKKEIEMARQQIQGKSLHEHASQLASLSALRAGAGHADLASGSHPLTMSSLCGQDAYSNGTTRLGVNLDVAKASGAAAKEISPESVADLVDLEQELTSLQRGITQMERITPSEPGMHHPSSGGGGGSGHPGSLAKSASEDDPFGDSFICVPSYSILPPPPESGRNRHKPQKTPESAAALDAILSPPPGASSSPAPGVACQASGVDNDDDSWLHELDQQNDVFDTTNVVAAVLSMAPLAASESTATPTQQLTEISSSGAAAAATASTSLADLDMGGALTGTAATEEPAIMSLEPLPTTTTTALEEQQDPANPVLLPRDTDPFSPTRKKSDPDPFQEGDLFAKLDAFEFEAPAALPVAPAATETRTSAFNGPLQVQLPPEKAAEQLSTVRNRPTVSVSSLPNPLGGGGPLDVISSISNKKMPHLFGQARGFSKRGDSSSSEIGSSVNMRRLQESDSLSETEAAPEPPPRPDSAPCAGPPPLPPKKQFSDLVIRPSPAPPTAGRYEYLNSSSSSTRRTLSHSLADAPPIPLPSRRVGRTEACFPGPGRPRKPHQPEDDYMMPLGPPPPLLPPPNQPASTATSSTARARPQRQQSLGRPQDIYENKAEILAQAAAVQEVPVAPALPPDITLTQLLTLGMDDLAVKLNVPASKLSTMTLVQLTSYLSEYLSCSEKSSQSLAPPAAAAPATVPAPVVSSSSAAVFKVNFDQQTSFVASFDDTFGEDEATLGAPSPPEEAPIFVANFANFNDAPMPAAAPVAVPSADRYAVFREIIDQELQQQQQETDLMGDLTPPPVDEQEAAAQEDSNHTELPLIDAIVTSSAPPSAPPPPLPKIDTKITEVVAQAKDRYAALRDIILVENLFDKPQPAQPPPPEKDLLQDFPEFSDEFNEDQDLRQIMDLPLAEQQHPQDRHGLVDSRGFPAEPSSSALTVDDDDEDEDADAGGESSMDSNEKDGEPVSGQDQYEKLSTSTQQLDAVVPASLLEEESTANPLPQPPKQDHKFLSVLTAPPGGSGSGKDDIEIDELMHRAISNLSLDSRDRISPANSSAAPSRGAQSLGVQQFNDVSTSPIPLQKSPAPQQQQQQPSPVPSHLSAVSQLIDTATKQMLSEREREKQSWATFDSPKAKGKARLTLPPPPPPASNTSQQDTAESPCSSDPRDDGWSKQQRRWAKKERHQTSSSSRDLSPWDDETPEYVKRRQMAHAQVQPQHTDRHGYYMRHARRMNSCDEDYDYDAELMARREREQQQRKFKHGLSRSRDNFDLDSPSWYHHPTHHTWSPQEIEQGVRARSFERSAYERSSYGPPMYADKRGGQPPQLRSKYRGERERDRDREREREREYRDYARPSYDFDYENVYELEQRGGRSPMAYKTSGRGAAAGDYMYERERERDRDRKSFDRESLESFESATRRRRSFGSGNDVYGSLDSRDEYRGGVDRERGDRGEREREQMKTRSLRKPTTTSGKLRISGDIDYEQDSEQDFQQRASVRSLQRPSQLGGGDAVLPIGGAGGVGGGSQRLRKSSGSSPWDGEEPTLPGQKSWKRPASAAETERRLAENRRAVALGQTPSDGEKERRFRKKTRARSAKDLASVGGPGAGSSAIVNPPPPRYVGGSGRGMRDNYDYMGSHQQQQRKDVDVDDDDVADDDDDDEDYVDDEPPTDEDKFERLNRRRHEMHQRMLESERRQMERHPTLSKNRSRGGGAPPVINSDYGFVDSYEQTPTPTPRSNASSTPAGLMSGGGGLMGSGGESSAGVGGKFNFDDGFESDFNQSSPPPAPAGTASSCNSTPAGPISAGSVASGGSKSLFRFSNDFSEKGGDKREHFDMEAPPTATPPITQKLRFDDNVKISQFDDAAFEDDFAKASFDFEKEQQTVGTAATAAGGAAALTRKQNMRTSKLQQRQELIKKSESVNIFAKKQEDPFEDDEFFKSPDQDEPQKDNDGEAAHSNNKFQWNEDENFAKFDENM; this is encoded by the exons ATGCAGACGCTGCGCAAGAAAACGAGTCCTTGTAAAT ATCGCAATGATCCGGGACGATTTTTCGGCGATGGCGTACAGTTCAAGGCCAAACTCATTGGCATACTGGAAGTGGGCGAGGCACGGGGCGATCGCATGTGCCAGGAGGCACTGCAGGACCTCAAGATGGCCATCCGTGCGGCGGGCGAGCACAAGCAGCGCATCACCATTCAAGTGACAATCGACGGATTGCGGCTGCGGGACGAGAAGACGGGAGACTCGCTGTACCACCATCCGGTGCACAAGATCTCCTTCATTGCCCAGGATATGACGGACTCGCGGGCGTTTGGCTACATATTTGGCTCGCCGGACAGCGGGCATCGTTTCTTCGGCATCAAGACGGACAAGGCGGCCAGCCAGGTGGTGCTGGCCATGCGCGACCTCTTCCAGGTTGTCTTCGAgctgaagaagaaggagaTCGAGATGGCCCGCCAGCAGATCCAGGGCAAGTCTCTGCATGAGCACGCCAGCCAGCTGGCCTCCTTGTCCGCACTGAGAGCTGGAGCAGGTCATGCAGATCTcgccagtggcagccacccGCTCACAATGAGCTCACTCTGCGGGCAGGATGCGTACTCGAATGGAACCACGCGACTGGGCGTCAATCTGGATGTGGCCAAGGCCtcgggagcagcagccaaagaa atCTCTCCTGAATCTGTGGCGGATCTGGTGGATCTGGAGCAGGAGTTGACCTCGCTGCAGCGCGGCATCACCCAAATGGAGAGGATTACGCCCAGCGAGCCGGGCATGCATCATCCCtccagtggcggcggcggcggcagcgggcATCCCGGCAGCCTGGCCAAATCTGCCAGCGAGGATGATCCCTTCGGGGACTCCTTCATCTGTGTGCCATCGTACAGCATCTTGCCGCCGCCACCCGAGTCGGGACGCAACCGCCACAAGCCACAGAAGACGCCCGAGTCGGCTGCCGCTTTGGATGCCATTCTCTCGCCTCCTCCTGGTGCGAGCTCCTCGCCAGCTCCGGGCGTTGCCTGTCAGGCCTCTGGCGTGGACAACGACGATGACAGCTGGCTGCACGAGTTGGATCAGCAGAACGATGTCTTCGACACCACCAATGTGGTGGCCGCTGTCCTGTCTATGGCTCCGCTGGCGGCCAGCGAATCaacggccacgcccacgcaaCAGTTGACGGAAATTTCGTCGTccggagctgcagcagcagccacagcaagcaCATCTCTGGCGGATCTCGATATGGGCGGTGCACTGACGGGCACAGCTGCAACAGAGGAGCCAGCAATCATGTCGCTGG AACCGCtgccaacgacgacgacgacagcgcTGGAGGAACAGCAGGATCCGGCGAatcctgtgctgctgccgcgcgaCACGGATCCGTTCTCGCCCACGCGCAAGAAGAGCGATCCGGATCCGTTCCAGGAGGGCGATCTCTTTGCCAAGCTGGATGCCTTCGAGTTTGAGGCACCTGCAGCGCTGCCAGTGGCTCCAGCTGCAACCGAGACCCGAACGAGCGCCTTTAATGGTCCGCTGCAGGTGCAGTTGCCGCCGGAGAAGGCAGCGGAGCAGCTGAGCACCGTGCGGAATCGACCCACTGTGTCTGTCTCCTCGCTGCCCAATCCACTGGGTGGCGGTGGACCCCTGGATGTCATCTCCAGCATTAGCAACAAGAAGATGCCGCATCTGTTTGGCCAGGCGCGCGGTTTCTCCAAGCGTGGGGACTCTTCCTCCTCGGAGATCGGTTCCAGCGTGAATATGCGACGCTTGCAGGAGAGCGACTCGTTGAGCGAAACGGAGGCTGCCCCAGAGCCACCGCCACGACCGGATTCAGCGCCCTGCGCTgggccaccgccgctgccgcccaaGAAGCAGTTCAGCGATCTGGTGATACGCCCGAGTCCCGCGCCACCGACTGCCGGGCGGTATGAGTATCTGAACAGCAGTTCCTCCTCCACGCGGCGCACGCTCTCCCACTCGCTGGCGGATGCACCGCCCATACCATTGCCCTCGCGCCGTGTGGGACGCACTGAGGCGTGCTTTCCGGGTCCCGGTCGTCCCAGGAAGCCACACCAGCCGGAGGATGATTATATGATGCCGCTGggaccgccaccgccgctgctgccgccacccaATCAGCCGGCATCAACAGCGACATCCTCCACGGCCCGTGCGCgtccacagcggcagcaatcgCTGGGCAGGCCACAGGACATTTACGAGAACAAAGCGGAGATTCTGGCGCAAGCGGCAGCAGTCCAGGAGGTGCCCGTGGCGCCCGCTCTGCCACCCGACATAACGCTGACGCAGCTGCTCACTCTGGGCATGGATGATCTGGCGGTGAAGCTGAATGTGCCCGCCTCAAAGCTGAGCACAATGACCCTCGTGCAGCTGACGTCCTACCTATCGGAGTACTTGTCCTGCAGCGAGAAGAGCAGCCAATCCCTGGCACCacccgctgctgcagcgccagccacagtccctgcccctgtggtctcctcctcctctgcggCTGTCTTCAAGGTCAACTTTGATCAGCAAACGTCCTTTGTGGCCTCCTTTGACGACACCTTTGGCGAGGATGAAGCCACGTTGGGCGCGCCCTCACCGCCCGAGGAGGCGCCCATTTTTGTGGCCAACTTTGCCAACTTCAATGACGCTCCAATGCCAGCGGCTGCACCGGTGGCTGTGCCCTCGGCCGATCGCTATGCGGTCTTTCGGGAGATCATCgaccaggagctgcagcagcaacagcaggaaacGGATCTCATGGGGGATCTAACGCCACCGCCAGTGGACGAGCAGGAGGCCGCGGCACAAGAGGACTCCAACCACACGGAGCTGCCACTCATCGATGCCATTGTCACGAGCTCTGCGCCTCCATCTgcgcctcctccgccgctgccAAAGATCGACACAAAAATCACCGAAGTGGTGGCCCAGGCCAAGGATCGTTATGCGGCGCTCAGGGACATAATTCTGGTGGAGAATCTCTTCGACAAGCCGCAGCCTGCACAGCCGCCTCCCCCGGAGAAGGATTTGCTGCAGGACTTTCCCGAATTCAGCGACGAATTCAACGAGGATCAGGATCTGCGGCAGATCATGGACCTACCgctggccgagcagcagcatccgcaggATCGTCATGGCCTGGTGGACAGTCGCGGCTTTCCCGCCGAGCCCTCGTCCTCCGCGCTGACCgtggacgatgatgacgaggacgaggatgcCGATGCCGGGGGTGAGAGCAGCATGGACAGCAACGAAAAGGATGGAGAGCCGGTGAGCGGACAGGATCAGTACGAGAAGCTGTCCACCTCCACGCAGCAGCTGGATGCTGTGGTGCCTGCctcgctgctggaggaggaatCAACCGCCAatccgctgccacagccacccaAACAGGATCATAAATTCCTGTCCGTGCTGACGGCACCTccaggcggcagtggcagtggcaaagatGACATCGAAATCGATGAGCTGATGCATCGAGCGATCTCGAATCTTTCGCTGGATTCGCGGGATCGCATCTCGCCGGCCAACTCCTCGGCGGCACCCTCACGCGGCGCACAGAGTCTGGGCGTGCAGCAGTTCAATGATGTCAGCACCTCGCCCATTCCGCTGCAGAAATCCCcagcgccacagcagcagcagcagcagccctcaCCCGTGCCGTCGCATTTGTCGGCTGTCTCGCAGCTCATAGACACCGCCACGAAGCAGATGCTGAGCGaacgcgagagagagaagcaatcCTGGGCTACGTTCGATTCACCCAAAGCCAAGGGCAAGGCACGTCTcacgctgccaccgccgccgccgcctgcctcGAACACCTCGCAGCAGGACACGGCAGAGTCGCCCTGCAGCTCGGATCCACGCGATGATGGCTGgtccaagcagcagcgccgTTGGGCCAAGAAGGAGCGACATCAAACATCATCCTCGTCGAGGGATTTGAGTCCCTGGGATGATGAGACGCCCGAGTATGTGAAGCGCCGACAAATGGCACATGCGCAggtgcagccacagcacacgGATCGTCATGGCTACTACATGCGGCATGCCCGAAGAATGAACTCCTGCGATGAGGATTACGA CTACGATGCCGAGCTGATGGCACGCAGGGAgcgtgagcagcagcaaagaaaattcaaGCATGgcctcagccgcagcaggGACAACTTTGATTTGG ACTCCCCCAGCTGGTACCATCATCCCACACATCACACCTGGTCGCCGCAGGAGATCGAGCAGGGCGTGCGCGCGCGTTCCTTTGAGCGCAGCGCCTACGAGCGTTCCAGCTATGGGCCGCCCATGTACGCGGACAAGCGCGGCGGtcagccgccgcagctgcgCAGCAAGTATCGTGGGGAGCGTGAGCGGGATCGTGATCGAGAGCGTGAGCGGGAGCGCGAGTACCGGGACTATGCGCGGCCCAGCTACGATTTTGACTACGAGAATGTGtacgagctggagcagcgcgGTGGCCGCTCGCCCATGGCCTACAAAACGAGTGGCAGAGGCGCTGCAGCGGGCGACTACATGTACGAGCGGGAGCGTGAGCGCGACAGAGATCGCAAGTCGTTTGATCGCGAGAGTCTGGAGTCCTTTGAGAGCGCCACGCGACGCAGGCGCAGctttggcagcggcaacgatGTCTACGGCAGCCTCGACAGTCGCGACGAGTATCGCGGCGGTGTGGATCGTGAGCGGGGGGACAGGGGCgaacgggagcgggagcaaATGAAGACGCGCTCGTTGAGGAAGCCCACGACTACCTCCGGCAAGCTGCGCATCAGCGGGGACATTGACTACGAACAGGATTCGGAGCAGGACTTTCAGCAGCGTGCATCGGTGCGGAGTTTGCAGCGTCCCAGTCAGCTGGGTGGCGGCGATGCGGTGCTGCCGATCGGTGGCGCAGGCGGCGTGGGCGGCGGTTCGCAGCGTTTGCGCAAGAGCAGCGGCTCCAGTCCATGGGATGGCGAGG AACCCACTTTGCCGGGCCAAAAGTCCTGGAAGCGTCCCGCCAGTGCGGCTGAAACAGAGCGACGTTTGGCGGAGAATCGTCGCGCTGTGGCCTTGGGTCAAACGCCCTCCGATggggaaaaggaaagaag ATTCCGCAAGAAAACTCGCGCACGCAGCGCCAAAGATTTGGCCAGCGTTGGCGGCCCTGGCGCTGGTTCCTCCGCCATCGTGAATCCTCCACCGCCACGCTATGTGGGCGGCAGTGGACGCGGCATGCGGGACAACTACGATTACATGGGCagccaccaacagcagcagcgcaaagATGTCGATGTGGACGATGACGATGTGgccgatgacgatgatgatgatgaggattaTGTGGACGATGAGCCGCCCACGGATGAGGATAAGTTTGAGCGACTGAATCGCAGGCGCCACGAGATGCATCAGCGCATGCTGGAGAGCGAGCGACGTCAAATGGAGCGACATCCAACGCTGTCGAAGAATCGTTCACGCGGCGGCGGTGCCCCACCGGTGATCAACAGTGATTATGGCTTTGTGGATAGCTACGAGCAGACGCCCACACCGACGCCTCGCTCGAATGCCAGCAGCACGCCCGCTGGACTGATGAGCGGCGGCGGTGGGCTGAtgggcagcggcggcgagTCCTCTGCAGGCGTTGGCGGCAAATTCAACTTTGACGATGGCTTCGAATCGGACTTTAATCAGAGCTCGCCTCCGCCAGCGCCCGCTGGCACTGCCTCCAGCTGTAATTCCACGCCCGCGGGTCCCATCTCGGCGGGCAGTGTGGCCAGTGGCGGCTCCAAGTCGCTGTTTCGCTTCTCCAATGACTTTTCGGAGAAGGGCGGCGACAAGAGGGAGCACTTTGACATGGAAGCGCCGCCAACAGCAACGCCACCCATAACCCAGAAGCTGCGCTTCGATGATAATGTCAAGATCTCGCAGTTCGATGATGCTGCATTCGAGGATGACTTTGCCAAGGCTTCGTTTGACTTtgaaaaggagcagcagacagtTGGgactgcagccacagcagctggtggagctgctgctttgACGAGGAAACAAAATATGCGCACCtcgaagctgcagcagcggcaggaactCATCAAGAAATCGGAATCGGTGAATATATTTGCCAAGAAGCAGGAGGATCCCTTCGAGGACGATGAGTTCTTCAAGTCACCCGATCAGGATGAGCCGCAAAAGGACAATGATGGCGAGGCGGCGCACTCAAACAATAAATTCCAATGGAACGAGGATGAGAACTTTGCGAAATTCGATGAAAATATGTGA